The Cellulophaga sp. L1A9 genome window below encodes:
- a CDS encoding DUF6427 family protein: MISSIFGKTKPINYILILSFLFVFYWFTVFILYSTPYNSTTIFTQIGVLAVLLFMVFIINFIVKRNKITSDHSYTILFFTLLILVFPEILLDNYSIVCSFFLLLALRRLLSIKSLQAIKIKIFDASMWIALASLFYDWAILFLILVYITIYLYNPKNIRNWIVPLIGVATVFLISSAILILVHQPEYILNHYKFTVSTKSEYLLEWRHSIRLVTYIFAVLVLIVITFIKLSKSGQGRINTIRLINVFFLIGLIITLLNSNHEISPILMTFFPASVFMSNYIETIKKPNIKEIALIASIIIPFIILMIRFI; the protein is encoded by the coding sequence ATGATTTCAAGCATTTTTGGAAAAACAAAACCAATAAATTATATCTTAATACTTTCATTTCTGTTTGTATTCTATTGGTTTACCGTTTTCATCCTTTATTCTACCCCATATAATTCTACTACTATCTTTACTCAAATAGGGGTTTTGGCTGTATTACTATTTATGGTTTTTATTATCAACTTCATCGTAAAACGTAATAAAATAACATCAGATCATTCGTATACTATCTTATTTTTCACCCTTTTAATTTTAGTTTTTCCTGAAATTTTATTAGATAACTACAGTATTGTCTGCTCCTTTTTTCTGCTTTTAGCCTTAAGAAGGCTATTAAGTATAAAATCACTTCAAGCCATTAAAATTAAAATCTTTGATGCGAGTATGTGGATTGCTTTGGCAAGTTTATTTTATGACTGGGCCATCTTATTCTTAATTCTAGTATACATTACTATATACCTATACAACCCAAAAAACATTAGAAACTGGATTGTACCGCTCATTGGAGTCGCTACGGTTTTTCTAATTTCTTCAGCTATTTTAATTTTAGTTCACCAGCCAGAATATATCCTGAATCATTACAAATTTACGGTAAGCACAAAATCTGAATATTTATTAGAATGGCGCCATAGTATTCGCTTGGTGACTTATATTTTTGCAGTACTTGTGTTAATTGTCATAACATTTATAAAACTAAGTAAATCTGGTCAAGGGAGAATTAACACTATACGTCTTATTAATGTGTTTTTCTTGATAGGCCTCATCATTACCTTGCTCAATTCTAATCATGAGATATCTCCCATATTGATGACCTTCTTTCCTGCTTCGGTTTTTATGTCCAATTATATTGAAACCATAAAAAAACCAAATATTAAAGAAATAGCTTTAATTGCGAGTATTATTATCCCTTTTATCATCTTGATGATACGGTTTATTTAA